ATATCAGCGCAGGTATAATATTGGTATTTGCCTTTGAGAGACTCTGGCATGTCCACATATTCAATGTTTATTGGCGCCTTCATGGCTTGAAAGAGTGCGGAAGCAAGTTCATTCCATGTTTCCGCTTGGCCACGCCCAACGTTGTACAATCCGTATTTTCGTTCACTAAGAAGATAAATGCTAATTTTACTTGCATCCTTCACATATAAAAAATCTCGTTTTTGTTCCCCATCTTTGTATTCTGCTTTGTAAGACTTAAAAAGTTTCAATTTTCCAGTGTCCCGAATTTGTTCATAACCTTTAAGAACAAGGCTACGCATATCGCCTTTATGGGCTTCCCCATAACCAAATACATTAAAATATTTAAGACCGACTAGTTTGTCAGCGATATTGGTTTTTTTGGCATATAAATCAAATAGATGTTTAGAATAACCATACATATTGAGGGGTTTGAGATTTTCTATAGGCGCTTTATCATCATAACCAAACTCACCTTCTCCATAAGTGGCTGCACTTGATGCATATAAAAATGGAATGTTATTTTTTACAGCAAACTCCGCCAGTTTTCTCGTATAATGGAAGTTATTCTGGATTAGGTAACTTGCATTTTTTTCTGTAGTGGCAGAACATGCACCTAAATGGTAGATTTCCGAAATTTCTGATAATAGCGAATTTCCATTTTCTAAGAAGGTTTCGAACTGATCCTTTTCATAATAGTCTTTGAAAAAATTCCTTTGGAGGTTTTTCCATTTGTCTGTTGTCCCCAGATGGTCAACGACCAGAATATCGGTATTCCCATTTTGGTTTAAGTCTTCAATGATCTGAGAGCCAATGAGACCTGCTCCGCCAGTGACTAAGGTGAGTTTTTTTGCCATTTCTCTGATGATTCTTTTTTCCTAACTGAATCCATCTATCATCTTTTCATCCTATCGATTGAAAAGATGAATCCTGGTTTTGCCGTTTTTCATGAGCGGTGAATTGCCAAATTTACCCTTTGGAAACCAATTGGTTCCAAAAGATTTTTTTAGACAACTGGCTCACAAAGAATCTATCCATTTGCCAAATCGCTTCTCAACCAATTTTACTGTTTCTGGTAAGGGAGTGAGAACTTCTGGGATCCAAGGTTTCATGCGGCAATCAAAGACTATGGGGATTTGGTAGGAGATATGATTGCGAATGGTTTCTGTCCGCGCATACACATCAGAGGCAGGTTCCATTCGAGTAAACATAGTCCATATAAAATCTGAATCCGATTTCACAGCATCTTCTGAATCATCCACAAGAAAGACATAGGAAAATGAACCTAAGTCTTCGGAAAGTAAAGTTTCTGCCAAACGATCATTTGGTTGGAACTGGGAACCTTGGATCACAAGAACTCCAGGTAAAAAAACTTTTGGGTTTTGGAAACGTTTGTCTTTTAACCTTCCACTGAATTCTTTTGGAAGGTTTTTGTTTGAGACGGGTTTGTTCGGATCTGAGATTCCCATCCAAAGTAATTTACTCCCTTTATTCACTGTCCCACTGGTATAATCTAATGTGTCTTGGCTGATGTTGCTAAAAATAAAAAAATCTGTGCTCGGGTCCGAACGTTCCGTAATCACTTGGAATGTTTCTGAAAAGTTTTTTAGATTCACATGTTCATTTGTAACAAGTAAACATTTTGTAAGGGATAATTGCCCTTCTCCTAGGATTCGGAGTGCTCCCATAAAAGCTTCTCTGTAATATCGTTCTTTGACGATTGCTGCTGCCAAGGAATGGACACCAGATTCTTCATAGGCCCAAACACCTAACACCTGTGGCATGACTAGCGGGAACATAGGAGATAATAAATCTTGTAAAAACTCGGCTATGTAATGGTCTTCTTGGGGAGGCCTTCCTACAACGGTTGCCGCCCAAATCGCATCCTTTCTATGAAGGATTTTAGACACATCTAAAAATGGATAATCATGTTGTAAGGAATAATATCCGTAATGGTCACCAAAAGGACCTTCTGGCTTCCGTAATTTCGGTGGGATCGATCCAATGAGAGCAAAATCGGCATCTGCAACTATGGGGTAAGGTGAAACCGTTTTGTCTTTTTTCATCCTTAGTTTTTCACCCATAAGAAATGAAGCAAAGACTAGTTCAGGAATCTCCTCTGGGAGTGGTGCCACGGCCGCTATGGTAAGAGCTGGAGGACCGCCAACATAGACATGTGCTGGGAGAGCTTTGTTTTCTTTTTCCGCTTCGTAATAGTGGAACCCACCTCCTCTATGGATTTGGATGTGCATCCCTACCGTTTTTTCTCCAAAAAGTTGGACGCGGTACATCCCTAAGTTCCCGCTCCCAGAACTTGGGTGTTCGGTATAAACAAGTGGTAGAGTCACAAAAGGACCACCATCTTTTGGCCACGAAACAAGCCCTGGAAGCTCCTCCACATTGGAAACCTGGCCTTTGAATATGGGGGCTCGCCTGACCTGTTTCAATCCAACTTGAAAGGGCAAAAGGCCGAGTGAACGTTCTTTCCATAATTTGGAAAAACGTGGAGGGAAAATTTCCTTTGCGAGTTTGGCAAGCCTTGCGATGGTTTGGACAGGTTTTTCTCCAAATGCCAAATGGATTCTTTTTTCAGAGCCATAGAGATTGGTAGCCACGGGGAATTTGGTTCCCTTTACATTGGTGAAAAGTAAGGCAGGGCCTTTTTTTGCAACCACGCGCCTTTGGATTTCTGCCAGTTCTAAATTCGGGTCAACAAGTTCAGAAATGACCTGCAGTTCTCCCTCCTTTTGCAAAAGTTTTACAAAATCATTCGTAGATCGTAGTGATGCCATAAAAAGGAATAGACGGCTCCTTGTTTTCTTAGACGCTTAAGGGCATAAATTCTATGTCCCAAGAACCAAATACTTCACAACCTATTATTACTGACATCAAAAGAATCGCAGTTTGCGGCGGATCCCTTGGAAGGGAACGAAGGTCCTATGTACGAGGACAGGTTGTGGATGTCGGGATTACCGATCTGATGAAAGCTGATGGCCTTTGGGACCTCGTCACAGGGTTATTTAAAGGAGATGAAACCAAAATCACACCCTTTCTCGACTTTTCACTCGCACCAGTTCGTAAACCTGTATTAAAATTAGAAGTGTATGAACCAAATGGAAAACTCATTTATGCTTCTGGTAAAATCAAAGCTGATGAAGACGGATTTTTTTCCTGTGAGATCCGAGACAAACTACCAGTTGGATCCCATGATTTCCAAGTCATCTTGGAAGGTTTGGATAGTTTCCGTCAATATTCCAAAGACCTAGCCCATTTAAATGCCACAGAAAATTCAATCCTTGGTAAAACGACCATTGTAGGAAAAGGGAAATTGCGAATCATCCCAGAAGAATACCAAGGAATTGTTGTCACATCAGATATTGACCAAACTTACCTCGCCACAGACATCCATTCTGGAAAAGGAAAATTCTCTGCCTTATTTGAAACACCTAACCAAAAACAGGCGCTACCAGGTATGCCAGAATTGTATAGAGAACTGAGGATCTCATTAGAAAATGCACCACTAGCATTTATCTCGGCAAGCCCTCATTTTTTTAGAAGGACAATGCTTGCTACAATTACCAAAGACAATATCCAAATAGAATCCTTACACCTTAAGTATTTAGAAGGAACAATTAAAGGTGTTTTTGATAAAGTCATCGATACAATTTTTAATCCCTTAGAGTTTTTTCAAAATGGATTTAAACCTGCTTGGTCTAGGACAAAAAAATTCTTAGGTGCATCTTACCAAAGCTTATTTGACCAAATGTCTTATAAACTTTCTATCTTACTTTACGATAGGATTTATCTACCTACACAGTCAAAAGAAATTCTATTGGGTGATAATACTGAATCTGATTATATGATTTTTACTTTATACCAACTCATTTGTCTGGGTAAATTAACAGGAGATGAGTTAGAGGAATACTTGTACAAATTGAATTTTTTAGGACGTGATGCCATCACTCGGGATGCCGCAAAAAAAATTCGCCTCTATGCAGAAGAAATTCTACGAATCCATGGTCCAAAAAACCCAGTTTCCCTCTCCATTATCAACAGAACAAACCATGGTCCAAGTGAAATGGAAATGCGCCAAAAAGTAAAAGATGCACTACCTCCTGGAATGTATGACTCTGAATTCAGCAAAAAACAAGCGTTTTATGGAACAGAAGGTGCCATGGGTATGGCAATCATACTTGAAAATTTTGGTTATCTTGATACAAACCAAATCCTTTCTGTAATCGCTGGTATGATCGGTAAAGTTTTAGAAGGAAAACTCGTCGATGAAACATTTATCTTAAAACAAATCGACGAGTTAACTTTACCAAAAGAAACCGAAACTACTAGATCAAAACTAAAGGAAAGCCTTCAATCAGCCTTCCAAAATTAATCTTAAGTCTCCCTTTACTTTAAATATTTTGGAAACGACTTAAGTATTGGTAAAAGAAAATCCGTTTGTATTTTAAGATTGTAAAAAGATTTAAACAAAATGGCAAAAGCAAACTTGTGTTAAGTATATAAAAGGATAAGTTTGAACTCCCAACAAATCCAACACCAATCATTTGTTTGAGAATCAAATAGGGGAAA
The sequence above is a segment of the Leptospira sp. WS39.C2 genome. Coding sequences within it:
- the rfaD gene encoding ADP-glyceromanno-heptose 6-epimerase: MAKKLTLVTGGAGLIGSQIIEDLNQNGNTDILVVDHLGTTDKWKNLQRNFFKDYYEKDQFETFLENGNSLLSEISEIYHLGACSATTEKNASYLIQNNFHYTRKLAEFAVKNNIPFLYASSAATYGEGEFGYDDKAPIENLKPLNMYGYSKHLFDLYAKKTNIADKLVGLKYFNVFGYGEAHKGDMRSLVLKGYEQIRDTGKLKLFKSYKAEYKDGEQKRDFLYVKDASKISIYLLSERKYGLYNVGRGQAETWNELASALFQAMKAPINIEYVDMPESLKGKYQYYTCADMEKLTKVGYPFGFTNLQDSIKEYVRFLSLEAK
- a CDS encoding UbiD family decarboxylase, encoding MASLRSTNDFVKLLQKEGELQVISELVDPNLELAEIQRRVVAKKGPALLFTNVKGTKFPVATNLYGSEKRIHLAFGEKPVQTIARLAKLAKEIFPPRFSKLWKERSLGLLPFQVGLKQVRRAPIFKGQVSNVEELPGLVSWPKDGGPFVTLPLVYTEHPSSGSGNLGMYRVQLFGEKTVGMHIQIHRGGGFHYYEAEKENKALPAHVYVGGPPALTIAAVAPLPEEIPELVFASFLMGEKLRMKKDKTVSPYPIVADADFALIGSIPPKLRKPEGPFGDHYGYYSLQHDYPFLDVSKILHRKDAIWAATVVGRPPQEDHYIAEFLQDLLSPMFPLVMPQVLGVWAYEESGVHSLAAAIVKERYYREAFMGALRILGEGQLSLTKCLLVTNEHVNLKNFSETFQVITERSDPSTDFFIFSNISQDTLDYTSGTVNKGSKLLWMGISDPNKPVSNKNLPKEFSGRLKDKRFQNPKVFLPGVLVIQGSQFQPNDRLAETLLSEDLGSFSYVFLVDDSEDAVKSDSDFIWTMFTRMEPASDVYARTETIRNHISYQIPIVFDCRMKPWIPEVLTPLPETVKLVEKRFGKWIDSL
- a CDS encoding phosphatase domain-containing protein, translated to MSQEPNTSQPIITDIKRIAVCGGSLGRERRSYVRGQVVDVGITDLMKADGLWDLVTGLFKGDETKITPFLDFSLAPVRKPVLKLEVYEPNGKLIYASGKIKADEDGFFSCEIRDKLPVGSHDFQVILEGLDSFRQYSKDLAHLNATENSILGKTTIVGKGKLRIIPEEYQGIVVTSDIDQTYLATDIHSGKGKFSALFETPNQKQALPGMPELYRELRISLENAPLAFISASPHFFRRTMLATITKDNIQIESLHLKYLEGTIKGVFDKVIDTIFNPLEFFQNGFKPAWSRTKKFLGASYQSLFDQMSYKLSILLYDRIYLPTQSKEILLGDNTESDYMIFTLYQLICLGKLTGDELEEYLYKLNFLGRDAITRDAAKKIRLYAEEILRIHGPKNPVSLSIINRTNHGPSEMEMRQKVKDALPPGMYDSEFSKKQAFYGTEGAMGMAIILENFGYLDTNQILSVIAGMIGKVLEGKLVDETFILKQIDELTLPKETETTRSKLKESLQSAFQN